One Salvia splendens isolate huo1 chromosome 12, SspV2, whole genome shotgun sequence genomic window carries:
- the LOC121757134 gene encoding transcription factor MYB106-like, with amino-acid sequence MVRSNGHEKIELKKGPWTREEDQKLLAHIEEHGHGSWRALPAKAGLQRCGKSCRLRWTNYLRPDIKRGKFSSQEEKAIIRLHALLGNRWSIIAAHLPKRTDNEIKNYWNTRLKKRLTRMGIDPATHKPKENLGGSAQSRQAAVVSHMAQWETARLEAEARLVRELKLLSKLQLLYKIAAPVPPQQAPAPVCVDVLKAWEASNGGGGSGGLFMHDSPTSTLNLGRVNEYVQERGNLMQDNCCLNSINNVEGSLDATLLSSDCYNSSYAGEFEDNKNYWNELLNLVSSPVESPTF; translated from the exons ATGGTGAGATCCAACGGCCATGAGAAGATAGAGTTGAAGAAAGGTCCATGGACTCGTGAGGAAGATCAGAAGCTTCTTGCCCATATTGAAGAACATGGCCATGGAAGTTGGCGTGCCCTCCCTGCAAAAGCTG GGTTACAAAGATGTGGGAAGAGTTGTAGATTGAGATGGACAAACTATCTTAGACCAGACATCAAGAGAGGCAAATTTAGCTCCCAAGAGGAGAAGGCCATTATTCGACTCCATGCCCTTCTTGGCAACAG GTGGTCAATAATAGCAGCCCATCTGCCAAAGAGAACAGACAACGAGATCAAGAACTACTGGAACACCCGCCTCAAGAAGCGATTGACCCGGATGGGGATCGACCCGGCCACCCACAAGCCAAAGGAGAACCTGGGCGGTTCGGCCCAGTCGAGGCAGGCGGCCGTGGTGAGCCACATGGCCCAGTGGGAGACCGCCCGCCTCGAGGCTGAGGCCCGCCTGGTCCGGGAATTGAAGCTTCTGTCGAAGCTTCAACTCCTCTACAAGATTGCGGCGCCAGTGCCTCCTCAGCAGGCACCAGCGCCCGTGTGCGTAGACGTGCTCAAGGCGTGGGAAGCCTCCAACGGCGGCGGCGGTAGCGGCGGCCTATTCATGCACGACTCACCGACTTCAACCCTAAACTTGGGGAGAGTAAACGAATACGTGCAAGAGAGGGGCAATTTGATGCAGGATAATTGTTGTTTGAATTCTATTAATAATGTAGAAGGATCCTTGGATGCTACGTTGTTGAGCTCCGATTGCTACAACAGTTCTTACGCCGGAGAGTTTGAAGACAACAAGAATTATTGGAATGAATTGCTTAATTTAGTGAGTTCACCTGTGGAATCACCTACGTTTTAG